A window from Temnothorax longispinosus isolate EJ_2023e chromosome 1, Tlon_JGU_v1, whole genome shotgun sequence encodes these proteins:
- the E(y)3 gene encoding uncharacterized protein E(y)3 isoform X4: MSDGSKMGLFGSKDRNQEQKEKSSKDNSPARYTPYGVDSDTETYDTEALSMMDINDIIGVQSGDQAGDSTLESEIAALSQIITESKVELTLQSEDLKLVTQQGSSKIPHPTSGTVCTTSIDNTDIPNADESNIMSEKCTDIIRQLQEETSDFTWENKTHAESSIVAEESASENAVMDCVIQRDEASDVNTNEMVGDTSTVCTSESSSNDKSRIEIDSSTVTSNDILQEAAQNKQRVDAASPMVHEESVAEKVEDETVDKTVDSQNETKSGIRPVVTVGNISKSLQLIGEAYNSEDSEETDVNDSDLPKETPSLSVSKETSLPDVLARQSDEDNSEVSDMLEQNTENSSKLSDTVSAAISEESNTKEENTIDSKIEDSSIKELEDSNQSETLQQVLEIQENLDDTVVNKIAEHVDDKISSLKQQGENGSENNTEIETDATEGTALEHQSSNETSKETTSTFINTPALSTMEIMKDAEESDTPAMSTMEIMKDAEESDTPPMSTMEIMKDTEESEENTEIESSISALVSETEKQDSSVTSSEKELPDTRKISDNYPVIDDAKELVKNVVECEDKDTVSVSANKTQESTLPEMSDKEFSMTEVTSKNNDSQEADVTNESSQTTHEVVSITDKINDNIQETVSIEKDLERTAVISDNQDNVDIANAKETSVPTDKSAVESASDTINKELIEDTLLSRPDIEEKNVMANEQPAGSLLSEENLDLCSENLTVQSDLTPININNSEETNVHAQENILEQTLETPVEHDKSVKQFSSVSEKSKINDTTSSKVEELHSAPISDEESSNAVEDISKLEAEETENIERKIPEAVSPSVNKDQSEISSTENKPQQPLDQPELCVQEQVDSSMQMEKDVTDNMCNIIQKEDEVMKNITAEVSLNETAIKASELNEEKVKEIEKSEEEAKGRDMSLDLEPVIPQTNPENNNLQDDEETKPCENTAKTSTESKESIDVDVTPIVEENNVEPDVEESTDADVKEVESNVIDISLLQESSSEKVNAEKLTEKLSQDSESMDAPVTAQTVDALEGLLDMTLMSDNENSSLKDMKSEDKALMEEIVSKNIDMDLLLDEANQSDATMTQSSDYITNVIASCLTNRDNETSEADINIPSNDKTTENENSGLKMNEDASAEPASEMADNEKMEESLGTDSNLQQNDLDMDFEGNRLESVDLEESEEKLEQDILLEGVIPSENLSQHVDTATVTENSQSSSEISELESAVKFLQESEEQTIDSLVLSPKMVESVVEDITKQANAELYVPDEIDNYANAESELAHLRDVAAADSISISEAEIISEAAKLENERKFATQMQNVPSIVVKDTEEMTEETEDRTCSKTSSDTASVADNSLNVQTMEQSHEEKGVVSDIRSLSSEGILKACELIPRVSILEERLKEPPKIEIPVPDSAKVLETSISPNDSLLIPKDARAIAYSRMLESPKSADKVESKGPDTPRKDSEKHSDFENVGSPRIILKIAKSAITDCSEPRSPKSPKIRSATNSPNPEDSPGQKLGKIKLKLSKGGHPSIISNENLEEVNQWHTHTAENTSSLSPIGMKIKLSKSGDASIVGAEKHESLDDSKETKYKIEEPKRTDSPIGMKIKLSKSGDASIISDSRQQDTKEALTKHKEKLEMPQGSPKRTESPIGMKIKLSKTGDASIIQTDRQESLEEHKEITQKRTDSPIGMKIKLSKTGDASIVSPDAPEDSSTKVKEKQDYSELPKRTESPIGMKIKLSKCKGGASIISVDNTEDARDKLEVPDPPKRTESPLGMKIKLSKTGDASIIHSEVTEDIKETRHKDKSEVSQDTAKTPESSGIKIKMKTGEAASSASADVTEEQDVFQASESSTSSIPKIKVSKSGDTSVVSNKTESTEDARSREGQAEVSKRTESPLGMKIKLSKSGDASIVQSEAFAEEHQSKTRVPDAEYSKSGDSSLGMKIKLFKTGDASVVETPPSSSSEKKDKQQRRRDTAESPLEMKIKLSKTGHPTIITCDSHGESSTHKGKDSAAVDPAVNFSHRYMEHAATHKESPLKILKTGGHHSSILQSNRSELTIEPVQMQSRKQPAENAQQQMEISPKRKDVTISPVESKKSKLEAQLSQILPEVTIQPVICRDQKQQQQQQQLLFDPKTSLISRQQMNVINQEISITQVRPDSASDKFKDMCKNSPGGLSDCEIIEHRPELIIVNENSNSSQDVVIIEEVTPNRMADIKVPKKRGRPRRNPVAAQHIQPQMLMPRDPLALDDVQQVPVQQFEHRENERPKRTCRSQKSYAPPKRGRGRGRGKRKLDNVEPQIGKKTRIDQDLSAIEASTTAIITIDETPVQQESLQKSSELYKALKQPPIDRKSMSSALSRKEVGKKDSKASNSEISMLDPARLSSDLQEDPTKASTSQDSLVSKTDDQHKKPALEIVSERIQKSTVKQHAENKSKMSDGIKEIPVPPGHSNWLTPTSKKQADSTTIRGETVSTVQVIDEETRMSAESGSRSQTPARNIPAPTSETIINEESQGSVLSTATTESEKVKVKNRRMEINFDPDEGPFTVDKIAEYEWPLDRKGETFMIQEQISQYLGVKSFKRKYPDLKRRVVDMEERNYLRENGLVSESMCDMGLTAVCSSEVLDVMCSDFPDQYEEYRKHMREKQVKEHSKKQKELTAAANAEKNRIDLAEMAMQSAFAWNANLNKARKEQRKYCLDLQTFTIHQPQKQHKGEPEHKVGHYPVALIPGQYTDYYREYTPAELRYYPLNTVLYGPTRPNERKSDSQSEGSQSDSDSESSSDDSSYMLEKGPIQGSKRRRVFSSSSEGTQDTEGSQSTMDEVDMEISNSKDDAKLKCKMCLKVLNKHNKNEILIQCGTCNGNVHPSCIDLTLDMVPHIQSYAWQCTDCKTCAQCHDPADEDKMLFCDMCDRGYHIYCVGLRRVPQGRWHCQECAVCANCGSREAGGANSDRNSVAQWQHEYKKGEKNTRVYVSTLCVPCSKLWRKGRYCPHCSRCHTAQRLDLEANLVHCSACDKYLHLECVETKGVVVDKKNYLCDFCTPSTSQHAIKPLMSKVLKT; this comes from the exons ATGTCCGACGGTTCTAAGATGGGCCTGTTCGGCTCCAAGGACCGGAATCAGgaacagaaagagaaatcTTCCAAGGACAACTCCCCAGCCCGTTATACGCCGTACGGCGTCGACAGCGACACCGAGACCTACGACACTGAGGCCCTGAGCATGATGGATATCAACGATATCATCGGCGTGCAGTCCGGCGACCAGGCCGGCGACTCGACTCTGGAAAGCGAAATCGCCGCTCTTTCCCAGATCATTACAGAATCAAAGGTAGAGCTGACTTTACAGTCGGAGGACTTGAAGCTAGTAACGCAACAGGGTTCTTCTAAGATACCGCATCCTACTTCTGGTACTGTCTGTACCACAAGCATCGATAATACCGATATTCCTAATGCCGACGAGTCCAATATCATGTCTGAAAAGTGTACAGATATTATCCGTCAATTGCAGGAAGAGACGTCCGATTTTACCTGGGAAAATAAGACACACGCAGAGTCGTCAATTGTCGCAGAAGAGAGTGCTTCGGAGAATGCAGTAATGGACTGTGTAATTCAACGCGATGAAGCTTCCGACGTAAATACTAACGAAATGGTTGGTGATACATCCACGGTTTGTACATCAGAATCGTCTTCCAATGATAAGTCGCGCATTGAGATTGATTCGTCGACTGTCACGTCAAACGATATTTTACAGGAAGCTGCCCAGAATAAGCAACGAGTAGACGCCGCTTCTCCTATGGTTCACGAAGAAAGTGTTGCTGAGAAAGTGGAGGATGAAACTGTTGACAAAACGGTTGACAGTCAAAACGAGACCAAAAGCGGTATAAGGCCTGTGGTAACAGTCGGCAATATTAGCAAGAGTTTGCAATTAATAGGAGAAGCATATAATTCTGAGGATTCAGAGGAAACAGACGTGAATGATAGTGACTTGCCGAAAGAGACTCCATCACTTTCTGTTTCTAAAGAAACTTCATTGCCGGATGTTCTTGCAAGACAGTCTGACGAAGATAATTCTGAAGTGAGTGACATGTTGGAGCAAAATACTGAAAACTCTTCAAAGTTAAGTGACACTGTAAGTGCGGCTATTTCAGAAGAATCAAatacaaaagaagaaaacaccATAGATAGCAAAATAGAAGATTCAAGTATAAAAGAGCTGGAAGATTCTAATCAAAGTGAAACATTGCAACAAGTTTtagaaatacaagaaaatttaGACGATACtgtagtaaataaaatagcagAACATGTTGATGATAAGATATCAAGTCTCAAGCAACAAGGTGAAAACGGAAGTGAAAATAATACTGAAATAGAAACAGATGCAACTGAAGGAACAGCATTAGAACATCAATCTTCCAATGAAACTTCTAAAGAAACTACaagtacatttattaatacacctgctCTGTCAACAATGGAAATAATGAAAGATGCGGAAGAAAGCGATACACCTGCTATGTCAACAATGGAAATAATGAAAGATGCGGAAGAAAGCGATACACCTCCTATGTCAACAATGGAAATAATGAAAGATACAGAAGAAAGCGAGGAAAATACTGAAATAGAATCGAGTATATCAGCACTTGTTTCTGAAACGGAAAAGCAAGATAGTTCCGTGACTTCTAGTGAAAAAGAACTGCCagatacaagaaaaataagtgaTAATTATCCTGTAATTGATGATGCGAAGGAACTTGTAAAAAACGTAGTCGAATGCGAAGATAAGGATACCGTTTCAGTATCTGCAAACAAAACTCAAGAGTCTACCTTACCTGAGATGTCTGATAAGGAATTTAGTATGACAGAAGtgacaagtaaaaataatgattctcAGGAAGCAGATGTCACCAATGAAAGCTCTCAGACAACACACGAAGTCGTTTCGAtaacagataaaattaatgataatattcaAGAAACAGTTTCCATAGAAAAAGATCTTGAAAGAACTGCTGTAATTTCGGATAATCAAGATAATGTGGACATAGCTAATGCTAAAGAGACATCTGTGCCAACGGATAAAAGTGCAGTTGAAAGTGCATCAGATACAATTAATAAGGAATTAATCGAAGATACATTACTAAGTCGTCCAGATATTGAAGAAAAGAATGTAATGGCTAATGAACAACCTGCAGGCAGTTTGTTAAGTGAAGAAAACTTAGATTTGTGCTCTGAAAATTTAACAGTACAGAGTGATTTAACgcctattaatattaataattctgaaGAAACAAATGTTCATgcacaagaaaatattcttgaacAAACACTTGAAACCCCAGTTGAGCATGATAAATCTGTTAAACAATTTTCATCTGTTtcagaaaaatctaaaattaatgaCACTACATCTAGTAAAGTCGAAGAATTACATTCTGCTCCAATCTCGGATGAAGAGTCAAGTAACGCGGTTGAAGATATAAGCAAGCTCGAGGCTGAAGAAACAGAGAACATAGAGAGGAAGATACCAGAAGCGGTATCACCGTCTGTCAATAAAGATCAAAGTGAAATTTCATCGACAGAAAATAAACCACAGCAACCACTTGATCAACCTGAATTATGTGTTCAAGAACAAGTCGATTCATCTATGCAGATGGAAA AAGATGTAACAGATAACATGTGCAATATAATACAGAAAGAAGATGAagtcatgaaaaatattaccgcTGAAGTATCGTTGAACGAGACGGCAATAAAAGCATCCGAGTTAAACGAAGAGAAAgttaaagaaattgaaaaaagtgaAGAAGAGGCCAAAGGTCGTGATATGAGTTTAGATTTGGAGCCGGTAATTCCACAAACAAATCCAGAGAATAACAATTTACAGGACGATGAAGAGACGAAACCATGCGAAAATACTGCAAAGACATCTACGGAATCGAAAGAATCGATCGATGTTGATGTAACACCGATAGTTGAGGAGAATAATGTGGAACCTGATGTAGAAGAATCCACTGATGCCGATGTAAAAGAGGTAGAATCGAACgttattgatatttctttaCTACAAGAAAGTTCGAGCGAAAAAGTGAATGCCgaaaaattaacagaaaaacTGTCTCAAGATTCGGAAAGTATGGATGCTCCGGTCACTGCTCAAACTGTAGACGCTCTAGAAGGACTTTTGGATATGACTCTCATGTCGGACAATGAAAATTCTTCGTTAAAGGACATGAAAAGTGAAGATAAAGCTTTAATGGAAGAAAtagtaagtaaaaatattgatatggATCTATTGTTAGATGAAGCAAATCAAAGCGACGCAACCATGACGCAAAGTTCGGACTACATAACAAACGTGATTGCTAGTTGTTTGACAAACAGAGATAATGAAACGAGCGAGGCTGATATCAACATACCGAGTAACGATAAAACTACCGAAAACGAAAATAGTGGCTTAAAAATGAACGAAGATGCGAGTGCGGAGCCGGCAAGTGAGATGGCGGATAACGAGAAGATGGAAGAATCTCTTGGAACGGATAGCAACTTGCAGCAGAACGATTTGGACATGGATTTCGAGGGCAACCGATTGGAGTCGGTCGACTTGGAGGAGAGTGAAGAGAAGCTGGAGCAGGACATTCTGCTGGAGGGCGTAATACCGAGTGAGAATCTTTCCCAACATGTCGACACTGCGACCGTCACTGAGAATTCGCAGTCGAGCTCAGAGATCTCCGAATTGGAATCCGCGGTGAAATTCTTGCAGGAATCCGAGGAGCAGACGATAGACTCGCTGGTGCTCTCGCCGAAGATGGTGGAGAGCGTCGTCGAGGACATAACGAAGCAGGCGAACGCGGAGCTTTACGTGCCCGATGAGATAGACAATTACGCGAACGCCGAGTCTGAATTGGCGCATCTGAGAGACGTCGCCGCCGCGGATTCAATCTCCATTTCAGAAGCCGAGATCATATCGGAGGCTGCTAAGCTGGAGAATGAACGGAAATTTGCGACGCAGATGCAAAACGTCCCCAGTATCGTTGTGAAGGACACCGAAGAAATGACTGAAGAGACAGAGGATCGCACGTGTTCGAAGACTTCGTCTGATACGGCTTCTGTCGCAGATAACTCCTTGAATGTGCAAACGATGGAACAATCGCACGAAGAAAAGGGAGTTGTATCCGACATTAGATCGTTGTCGAGTGAAGGTATTCTGAAGGCGTGCGAGCTAATCCCGAGGGTGTCGATATTGGAGGAACGACTGAAGGAACCGCCGAAGATCGAGATACCCGTTCCAGATTCGGCTAAAGTATTGGAAACTTCCATTAGCCCGAACGACAGTCTTCTCATACCGAAGGACGCGAGAGCTATCGCGTACTCGAGGATGTTGGAATCACCGAAATCGGCCGACAAAGTCGAGTCGAAGGGCCCCGACACACCGCGCAAAGACTCCGAGAAGCACTCCGACTTCGAGAACGTCGGCTCGCCGAGGATAATCCTGAAGATCGCCAAATCGGCGATCACGGACTGCAGCGAGCCGCGATCGCCGAAGAGCCCGAAGATCCGCTCGGCTACGAATTCGCCGAATCCGGAGGACAGTCCCGGTCAGAAGTTaggaaagattaaattaaaactgtcGAAAGGTGGCCACCCTTCTATAATATCCAACGAGAATCTGGAGGAGGTCAATCAATGGCACACGCACACCGCTGAGAACACGTCGTCGTTATCTCCCATCGGCATGAAGATCAAGCTGTCTAAATCCGGCGACGCTTCAATCGTGGGTGCAGAGAAACACGAGAGTCTGGATGACTCGAAGGAGACAAAGTACAAAATCGAAGAGCCGAAGAGAACTGATTCGCCGATCGGCatgaagataaaattatcaaagtCGGGAGACGCCTCGATCATCTCTGACTCCAGGCAACAAGATACCAAAGAAGCTCTTACGAAGCACAAGGAGAAGTTGGAGATGCCGCAGGGAAGTCCGAAAAGGACAGAATCGCCAATTGGGATGAAAATTAAACTCTCCAAAACTGGTGACGCTTCTATCATTCAGACCGACAGGCAAGAGTCTTTAGAGGAGCACAAGGAAATTACACAGAAGCGGACCGATTCTCCGATCGGTATGAAAATTAAACTGTCAAAGACCGGTGACGCTTCCATCGTATCTCCCGATGCTCCCGAGGACTCGTCTACGAAGGTGAAGGAAAAGCAGGACTATTCGGAACTACCGAAGAGAACCGAGTCTCCAATCGGAATGAAGATAAAGCTATCCAAGTGCAAAGGCGGTGCATCTATTATTTCTGTAGACAATACTGAAGATGCGAGAGACAAATTGGAGGTGCCCGATCCACCTAAACGCACTGAATCCCCGCTCGGTATGAAGATAAAGTTATCCAAAACCGGAGACGCATCTATTATACATTCCGAAGTTACAGAAGACATTAAAGAAACGAGACACAAAGACAAGTCCGAGGTATCGCAAGACACAGCGAAGACGCCGGAGTCTTCCGGAATCAAGATCAAGATGAAGACAGGCGAAGCGGCATCATCAGCATCGGCGGACGTTACCGAAGAGCAAGATGTGTTCCAAGCCTCCGAATCGTCCACAAGCAGCATTCCGAAGATCAAAGTATCCAAATCTGGGGATACATCGGTAGTTTCTAATAAAACAGAATCAACAGAAGACGCGAGATCACGGGAGGGTCAAGCAGAAGTATCGAAGAGAACGGAATCTCCACTTGGCATGAAAATCAAGCTGTCCAAGAGCGGCGACGCCTCTATTGTCCAGAGCGAAGCTTTCGCTGAAGAGCATCAAAGTAAGACTCGTGTGCCCGATGCGGAATATTCGAAAAGCGGCGACTCGTCCCTCGGGATGAAGATCAAGTTGTTCAAGACGGGCGATGCCTCGGTAGTGGAAACACCGCCTTCCAGTTCTTCCGAAAAGAAGGACAAACAACAAAGACGCAGGGACACTGCCGAATCGCCGCTGGAGATGAAGATCAAGCTGTCCAAGACCGGTCACCCCACTATCATAACCTGCGACAGTCACGGCGAATCCTCCACGCACAAAGGTAAAGATTCAGCAGCTGTGGATCCAGCGGTAAATTTCTCTCATAGGTATATGGAGCACGCTGCAACGCATAAGGAATCCCCATTGAAGATCCTCAAGACCGGCGGTCACCATTCGTCCATTCTGCAGAGCAATCGTTCTGAGCTAACAATCGAGCCGGTACAGATGCAGAGCAGAAAACAACCGGCGGAAAACGCCCAGCAGCAGATGGAGATATCGCCCAAGCGTAAAGACGTGACGATCTCGCCGGTTGAGAGCAAGAAGTCTAAACTTGAGGCGCAGCTCTCGCAGATCCTGCCGGAGGTCACCATCCAACCGGTAATATGTCGGGATCAgaagcagcaacagcagcagcagcagctgTTGTTCGATCCGAAGACGAGTCTGATCAGTCGACAGCAGATGAACGTGATCAATCAGGAGATCAGTATCACGCAAGTACGGCCGGATAGCGCGTCCGACAAGTTTAAGGATATGTGCAAAAATTCGCCAGGTGGATTGTCGGATTGCGAGATCATCGAGCATCGCCCGGAGCTGATAATCGTCAACGAGAATTCGAACTCCAGCCAGGATGTTGTTATCATAGAGGAGGTGACACCTAACAGAATGGCCGATATCAAGGTGCCGAAGAAGAGAGGCAGACCGCGAAGAAATCCCGTGGCGGCGCAGCACATTCAGCCACAAATGCTAATGCCCAGGGATCCCTTGGCCTTGGACGATGTGCAGCAAGTTCCCGTGCAACAATTTGAACATAGAGAAAATGAGAGACCTAAGAGAACCTGCAGGAGTCAGAAGAGTTACGCTCCGCCAAAAAGAGGCAGAGGACGAG GTCGCGGTAAACGGAAACTAGATAACGTGGAGCCTCAAATTGGGAAGAAGACTCGTATAGATCAAGACTTATCCGCTATAGAGGCATCAACAACGGCTATCATCACTATCGACGAAACACCAGTACAACAAGAATCACTTCAGAAATCATCAGAATTATACAAGGCACTGAAACAACCGCCCATAGATCGTAAAAGCATGAGTTCTGCGTTAAGTCGCAAAGAAGTGGGGAAAAAAGACTCTAAAGCCTCGAATTCTGAAATTTCAATGCTAGACCCTGCCAGATTGTCGTCCGATCTTCAGGAAGATCCGACGAAGGCATCTACGAGCCAGGATTCGTTAGTCTCAAAAACTGATGATCAGCATAAGAAACCGGCCTTGGAAATCGTTTCTGAGAGGATACAGAAGTCGACGGTAAAGCAACATgccgaaaataaaagtaagatGTCGGATGGGATTAAGGAGATACCTGTACCTCCCGGACATTCGAATTGGCTAACGCCAACGTCGAAGAAGCAAGCAGATTCGACGACCATCAGAGGCGAAACAGTGTCGACGGTACAAGTAATCGACGAAGAAACAAGAATGAGCGCCGAATCCGGCTCAAGGTCCCAAACACCGGCTAGAAATATACCAGCACCAA CTTCGGagacaataataaatgaaGAATCTCAAGGTAGCGTCTTGAGCACTGCTACGACAGAATCAGAAAAAGTCAAAGTAAAGAACCGAAGGATGGAGATTAATTTTGATCCCGATGAAGGACCTTTCACTGTTGATAAAATAGCAGAATACGAATGGCCACTAGATCGAAAGGGTGAAACCTTTATGATACAGGAACAAATATCACAGTATCTTGGCGTGAAATCTTTTAAGCGTAAATATCCTGATCTGAAACGCAGAGTAGTTGATATGgaagagagaaattatttaagagaGAATGGATTAGTCAGTGAATCGATGTGCGATATGG GATTAACTGCGGTGTGCAGCTCAGAAGTACTAGATGTAATGTGTAGTGATTTCCCCGATCAGTACGAAGAATATCGCAAACATATGCGCGAGAAGCAAGTCAAGGAACATTCCAAGAAACAGAAGGAACTGACAGCGGCTGCGAATGCGGAAAAAAACAGGATAGATCTCGCGGAAATGGCAATGCAGTCCGCATTTGCGTGGAACGCTAACTTAAATAAAGCTCGCAAAGAGCAGCGCAAATACTGTTTAGATCTGCAGACTTTCACGATTCATCAACCGCAGAAGCAACACAAAGGCGAACCGGAGCACAAAGTTGGTCATTATCCTGTTGCTCTGATACCAGGACAGTATACCGATTATTATCGGGAATATACACCAGCGGAATTGAGATACTATCCGCTGAATACGGTCTTGTATGGACCTACACGACCTAATGAGCGAAAAAGTGATAGTCAGTCGGAAGGTTCTCAGAGCGACAGCGATAGTGAATCGTCTTCCGATGATTCAAG TTACATGCTTGAAAAGGGCCCGATCcaagggtcgaaacgtcgcAGGGTTTT TTCATCCTCCAGTGAAGGTACGCAAGATACGGAAGGATCTCAATCGACCATGGACGAAGTGGACATGGAAATCTCGAACTCAAAGGATGATGCAAAATTGAAATGCAAGATGTGCCTGAAAGTTCTAAATAAACACAACAAGAACGAAATATTAATCCAATGTGGTACTTGCAATGGAAACG TTCATCCATCCTGTATAGATTTAACATTGGATATGGTACCACACATTCAATCGTATGCATGGCAATGCACCGATTGTAAAACGTGTGCGCAATGTCACGATCCCGCAGACGAAGACAAGATGCTTTTCTGTGATATGTGCGATCGTGG ATACCATATCTATTGTGTTGGTTTGCGACGAGTACCACAAGGAAGATGGCACTGTCAGGAGTGCGCCGTATGCGCGAACTGCGGTTCGAGGGAGGCCGGCGGTGCCAATTCGGATCGAAACAGCGTTGCGCAATGGCAGCACGAATATAAAAAGGGCGAGAAAAATACTCGGGTATATGTCTCGACGCTCTGTGTACCATGTTCGAA GCTGTGGCGAAAGGGTCGCTATTGCCCGCACTGCAGTCGCTGTCATACCGCCCAAAGGCTCGACCTGGAAGCGAATCTAGTGCATTGCAGCGCATGTGACAAGTATCTGCACTTAG aatgcGTGGAGACCAAGGGAGTAGTggttgacaagaaaaattatctatgtGATTTCTGTACACCGTCGACCAGCCAGCACGCGATAAAGCCTTTAATGTCGAAGGTGCTCAAAACGTGA